ccaagtccacaccgactattCATCACACATTCACACCAGTTCCGTGTCATccaacttttacattcactccttgtacattagggacaatttacacaggccaattaacgtacaaccctgcacattttggggatgtgggaggaaacgaggaAATtcatgccgtcacagggagaacatagaccgcacccgaggccaggatcaaacccaggtctctggcactgtgaggcagcatttaagtTGTTTTTGATCAAATTATTAACATGATCTGCTTTTCAAGATTTTAAAAAATTTGATCAAAATACTTTCGCCATTGATGTTGCATTTCATTTGAGCGAAGATTTTGTCTCTATTAATTGACCCTCCAGAATGGAAATTAAACAAATTACTCCAGGGGCTGAGCAGACTGCAGTGGGATGAGAACATGCTCTCAAACCAATGATGTGGCAATGTTGTAAGGGCAGTAAACCTTGGTTTAATATTGACCTTCATCTGCTGCTGAAGGTTTGAGTGTACTTTTCAATTTCATCTCTATgtaatgaaaatattttttggtTTAATTGTGTGATTTGCATTTCTTCTGTATTACACATGAATTAAAATATATCAAACTGAAACCTGTACCTCCTACTGACTTTCTGACTGACTGTggttgagggaaagatcgatcagccatgattaaatggcggagtagacttgatatgcggaatgacctaattctgctccagggACCTTTCTTACCTGTTTCTCTTCAGAAATGTATGACAATTACAGGCCAAAGGGAAGGAACTGGGAATGAAACAAGCTGCAgacgggccaaacggcctgtgtaTCACTATTCGCTGCATAGATGAATGATGTATCACCAAATTCCAATGTGAGTCATATGGTGTGCTTGCTTTCATTGTTtgtggcattgagtataagagtcagaaagtctgtttgcaactttataaaactttggcaaGGCTGCATTTGGTGTACTGAACAGTTCTTATTGCCCCATGTGGAGGGTACAGAAGaggcttaccagaatgctgcctggattggagagtGTTAGCTATAAaaagaggttgggcaaacttggattatttgctCCAGAACATCTGcagatgaggggagacctgatagaggtactGTATACAAAATTATCAGGGGCATAGTACTCAATGGTAGagagtcagaatatttttccacgagagaggggaaaagcttttttttgcattGAGCCTAGAACATGCTCCCAGCTGTCGTGATGGCAGATAAGACTGGCattttaagaagcttttaaataGACACATAAATATGGAGGGATAAATATAGATCATGTGAGGCCAGAGGGGaacaatttaacttggcatcatgttcagcatggacattgggctgaagagcctgttcctgtcctgcactgaagatagacacagaatgttggagtaactcagcaggttactaGCACTGGACTGCTCTATATTCTAACATGGACTACCTGCTTGTAATGCTATATGCGCATACTAACACGGTAGGAATAGGCCACTTGACCATACTcttccattcaataagatcatggctgatctgactaTAATCTCCATTCTGCATTCCTGCCTAATCTAGACGGTACACCCtttcttatcaagaatctatctatctctactttTACAAATATTCAAAGATTGTTTTTCCCACCCTTGAAGTATTTCAAAAAGTTTCAATGTCAAAGGAACAAATAATTCCCTGGTTATAAATAGCTGCTCGCTCTTGAGTAAAACTGGCCTAATAGGAGCAGCAGCATGGGGGAATTAATTAATGGCTGTTAGTTTCCCATAGTGACTGCTCCTAGTGGTGGATAAAAGGAAGGCAAGCACCAGCGAAGTAGCCCTGTGGGAAGAGGCAGTGTTGAGGCAAAGTGGACTATTTGAGGGCAAGTGTTGAGGATTTGGCTCGTGAAGCTTTGGTGAGGAGGGTGACAGTAGGGTAAGGTAAGGTCTGTCTTTGTGTAGCTCATCctcggccacctccttaccggagactgcggcttccagTTGTAGGCCGGGGGTTGGAGTGCTTCtctggcaagggatcgcccgctccatgatggtaagtaaaGTCCGCTCCACGTCTGCtgccagaagctccacagaccgcggcttccaggtgttgtaggccgcaggccagcggtcggagcgcttctccagcgacccccggcaagggggtCAGGCTCTGGGCATGACTCTGGGAAAGGCTgcaccaaaccagctgtaaggccgcgaggaggggggcgaagaaGCGACAAGGAAGAAAGTCGCCTTTCTGTCGAAgtaggtttccccctattccccccacacaagacatacagagaaacactaaaacatactttgggacaaagtaaaacaaacaaaaaagtcaAAACACGAAcccgctgcaggcgaggcagccgactTGCAGCGCCACCGGAATGACatcatcaggccattcagcccaagatCATGAATAAGACAGCAGGGAAGGCCTACGCTTGGAATGGCCTCAGCAGTGGCTATGATGACTTCAAGTCAAAACATTCTGAAACCATTtcagccaattaactacaaatcTATTTGCTGTTAATAATTTACTCACAACAATTGTGAACAGGGAAGAGTGGGGCCTTAACCCACAGATTATATTGATCAGTTGATAAAAATGGACAGAGAAAAGACAGATGGAAATTAATCTTGATGGTGAAGTGTGTTTTAGGAGGATTAAGGACGTGTAGAGGCAATGAATGGTAGGGATTAGTGGCATTAGAAAAGGTCCTTGGTGTGCAAGACCAAGTAAGcctaaaggtggcagcacaggtaggTACAATGGTTAAAAAGAAATGTTGATAGAATGAAATAGTAGGGAGGTTATGGTAGAACTATCCAAAACTTTAGGTTGGCTGCATACGGAGTGGCAAATGCAGTTCCAGTCACCCCCCCCTTGAATGAACAGTTGAAATACCATTGTATCAAAGAGCACAGGCCAAGGGCTAGAAAATAGGATTAGCATGGGTAGTACCTAATGGGCAATATGAACAAGGactctgtttctgttctgtatgattCTTGGTCTGTGCTGTCTTTGAGAAATACAGTCAATTAAACAATTCACCCTGCATCTTAGAGTGGACCGAGGGCTAAACATTTCGGAAAAACACTCCAGGAGGTTAAGCATCTTGGAATAATGGTCCGGCATTGATATCGGCCTAGATTTTATGTTCAAATATTGAAAGGGCTCTTGTATCCAAGGTAAGGCTATACCTGAACATCTGACCTTCACTAAAACAAAATCTACTCTATGCCTCATCTCAATTCTCACTTGAACACTTCCTTGAGGCTTGATCAGCACCACAAGAGGGGAGAAACAAACATGTAATCTTCATCAAATATGGCAATGAATATaggagttgggacattatgttaattgtacaagacattggtgaggctgcatttggagtactatgttcagttttggtcaccttgccctAAGAAGgaagttattaagctggaaagagagtaaagaagatatatacgaggatgttgctgggacttgagggcctgagctatggggaaagGTTGGGGAAAAGTATAAATGATGAGGGCAAAAGATAAGGTCTTTTACccaggctagaggaatcaagaaccagaggacatagatttgcggtaagaggggcaagatttaaaagaaacttaagggacaaccttttcacttggaggatggttggtatatggaatgagctgccaggagaaatagttgaggcaagtactatgatataatttaaaaagatacttggacagtttcatggatcggaaagggatctgggccaaatgcgggcaaatgggactttcttagatgagcatcttggtcagcatggatgagttggacaaaagggactgtttccttgctgtactaCTCGATGACTAAGTAACAAATGTAAAACAATTACCAAAGCATTGTATTCTTTATATTAAGACAATAGATCAAATTACGTTTGCCTTGAAATTCTGAGTCCTTTATTTCATTCTTACAGAACTGGTTATTAGAGATGGTTTTTCAAAAAGATTATTTCAGTTCATTTCATCTGGATTTGACGAGTTTGTGCTCCTTAGCCGCTCCCTGGAGGGAGATAAAGACAAAATAAAAATCAACAATAAACACACAACAGTAATTCAAAATTACCAAGGCACTGTTTCAGTAAATCAAAGATTGTTAATAGTGATAAGGAAAGTATTAGTGGGACATTTCTGAACCAAAATGCATTTATGGAACAATGCGTTACAATGCACCACAACGCTAAGAACTatgtctgcactctgcatcttcccctttgctctatctattgtacttgtgtttgacttgattgtattatgtatggtatatctgatctgagtggatagcatgcaaaacaatgctgaagaagggtgtcgacctgaaacgtcacctattccatctctgcccagctgagttactctagcagtttgtttctatctttggtggtgctttgtcacatgtgcaaaactCAGTGAAATTCTTCAGAGTCGTCAGATTTaacaccatttccaaagtccaatgCATGCACTAGTTGTTATGGAGCAGCACGCGATCCAGGCAATCCCCAGGCTTCTGCAAGGCCTCCAGTCGTCGCCTTCATCTGGGTCGCTcagcgaaccgacgtccctctcctcgcctgggCTCCTTTGTGCCCTGgggccgcctcccgcagctgacctGGAGGACATGGAAGGTACAAGCCCAGTTCACTTTCCGACCAGCCTTGCTCCTCACAGCCGCCAACAGCTCTTTGGTTCTCCGGTCTTCGGTGGACGAACAGGGGCCAGGCCCGTGGCTTCCCCGCTACAGGCCGCAGCTGGTCAGGATTCTCTACCTCGGTCCCTGCAACCCGTCTGGCCTTGCTGTGTCCCACATCCAAAGGTGATAGATTAATTAGCCATTGTACATTGCCCCTGATGCGTAGGGGAGTGGTAGAATCTTGTGAGAATGGAGGGAAGTATGGGGAGAATTCAATGAAACTGATATAATTGTGTGTTTGATTGTCAGTGTGGATTTGGTAGCCTTTGCTAACCATTTTTCTGTATTCTACAACATTGGAGCATTCTTGtacatagaagattgaggggggatcttatagaaacttacaaaattcttaaggggttggacaggctagatgcaggaagattgttcccgatgttggggaagtccaggacaaggggtcacagtttaaggataaaggggaaatcctttaggaccgagatgagaaaaaaaaaattcacacagagagtggtaaatctctggaactctctgccacagaaggtagttgaggccagttcattggctatatttaagagggagttagatgtggcccttgtggctaaagggatcagggggtatggagagaaggcaggtacaggatactgagttggatgatcagccatgatcatattgaatggcggtgcaggctcgaagggccgaatggcctactcctgcacctattttctatgtttctatgtttctatgtaacactcgTGCACTTGtctggggcagcacggtgacacggcggtagagttgcagctttacagcgccagagacccgggtttgatccaaacTATGGGTGCAATCTGTACGGAGTatatatgttctccctgggactgtcTGGATTTACCCCGGGTGCCCCGGTTCCTCCcatttccaaagacatacaggtttgtaggttaattggcttagataaaaattgtccagagtgtgtaggatagtgcaagttaaTGTGGGCTGTATTGTTCAACTAAGCTAAACTTATAGATGGCAAACTTTAACCTGATTTAGGAGTCATAAATATTCAAGATGAGAAGCTCAATACGGAACATAAATAAAGGTGAAGTATGCACACTTACTCCATATGTTTGTTCCTTTCCAAGTTGTTCAGTGTTCGCTGCGTTTTGGAcaggaaacatgatttataagtaGCCCCGGATTTTGGATCATATTTAGTGGGATCATAGCGACCAACACCAACATTGTTCTGCACCAAAACAAGATCAGAGGTAGATTGAAAAATGTAAACTCACAGTTAATCTATTTTCCTCTGCGGGAAGCTCAACTTTACCAATCCGAGTACAATTTAGTGTCATCCATTCTTGTCGAAGGtactgtcatagagtgatacaatgtggagactggcccttcggcccaacatgcccacaccggccatatgCTGTCTATTGACAAATCCCACACTTTACAGCAAAGATATTTAAATGTAAATatgatctctggaactctctgccacagagggtagtcgaggccagttcattggctatatttaagagggagttagatgtggcccttgtggctaagaggatcagagggtatggagagaaggcaggtacgggatactgagttggatgatcagccatgatcatattgaatggcggtgcaggctcgaagggccgaatggcctactcctgcacctaatttctatgtttctatgtttctatctatgtcttTCAATGATAAACTTGGTTCTTAACAGTGCTGCAATACTAAATTTGACACTTGGGTGATGCAGCTGACATCTATTGTGGAGTGTTCAATCATTTTATGAGAGTAAGATGGCATACTCTATTAACTAGAGGTCCAAAGGAGCAAATTAAAATTCCATCAGAGCATATCTGGAATAAAATGACTCGAGCAGCAAGACCTAGCATCAAACAAGATGATGGTCAATAAACCCTCTATGGTTCACAAATAGTCTTCTGGCAAAGGTATGTCATCATAGGGGCGACACAGCGCCAGCAACctgggtttcgatcctgactactggtgctgtctgtacggagtttgtatgttttccccatgaccacatgggtcccccccccccccccccccccccccccccgagtactCTAGTTTCTTCCCAAACTTATATGGTCTTCCcacactcataaggtcataagtgataggagtagagttaggacattcggcccatcaagactactccgccattcaatcatggctgatctatctctccctcctaacccaattctcctgccttctccccataacctctgacacctgagttactccagcattttgtgtctaccttccatttaaacagcatctgcagttctttcctacacatgtttatgggttaattggtttctgtaaatggtccctaagAGTGAAGGCTAGACTATGGAATGGGGTGATTGCTGAAcagcacggattcagtgggccgaagggccagtttccatgctcaaAAACTAAACCAGATACACACCGTATGTACAAATTGCAATGCCTATTGGACCAGGCAACATCATGGCCACAGGTTGTGCTTCAGAATGAGCAATACCTGTGGTAAGGTTTTCAAGTATAACCGCAACAGTGGGGCATCTGAAAGAGTGGAAAATtacgcacacatttctcccaaacTAAAAGTGAGACAATTTCAACCCAATTCACTGTTCTGTTTTACTACACTCATCCATTAACAAGGTGACGAAACCTGTCATTGATAATTACCACAAAATCCAAAATCTTACAGCTTATCTGAATGTGACAAAGCCTGGTGCCCAATTGAATAGACCTTTTATAATTGTAACATCGAGGGATGAAATGCTGGGCAATTTGACTCTTGTGCAAACTGTAACCTACTGACTCAAACTCCATGGGCGTTTGAGTTATGTCCGTGAGAGTAGATTTTAAATATCCTAGAATGTCCCTGAATGTTGGAGTGCGGGgtgagatataaccatataactatataacaattacagcacggaaacaggccaactcggcccttcatgtccgtgccgaacacttattttcccctagtcccatctacctgcactcagaccataaccctccattcctttcccatccatatacctatccaatttatttttaaatgataaaatcgaacctgcctccacctcttccactggaagttcattccacacagctaccactctctgagtaaagttccccctcgtattacccctaaacttctgtcccttaattctcaagtcatgtcctcttgtttgaatcttccctactctcaatgggaaaagcttatccacgtcaactctgtctatccctctcatcattttaaagacctctatcaagtccccccttaacatagaaacatagaaattaggtgcaggagtaggccattcggcccttcgagcctgcaccaccattcaatatgatcatggctgatcatccaactcagtatcccgtacctgccttctctccataccctctgatccccttagccacaagggccacatctaactccctcttaaatatagccaatgaactggcctcgactaccctctgtggcagggagttccagagattcaccactctctgtgtgaaaaaagttcttctcatctcggttttaaaggatttcccccttatccttaagctgtgaccccttgtcctggacttccccaacatcgggagcaatcttcctgcatctagcctgtccaaccccttaagaattttgtaagtttctataagatcccctctcaatctcctaaattctagagagtataaaccaagtctatccagtctttcttcataagacagtcctgacatcccaggaatcagtctggtgaaccttctctgcactccctctatggcaataatgtccttcctcagatttggagaccaaaactgtacgcaatactccaggtgtggtctcaccaagaccctgtacaactgcagtagaacctccctgctcctatactcaaatccttttgctatgaaagctaacataccattcgctttcttcactgcctgctgcacctgcatgcccactttcaatgactggtgtaccatgacacccaggtctcgctgcatctccccttttcctagtcggccaccatttagataatagtctgctttcccgtttttgccaccaaaatggataacctcacatttacccacattatactgcatctgccaaacatttgcccactcacccagcctatccaagtcaccttgcagtctcctagcatcctcctcacagctaacactgccccccagcttagtgtcatccgcaaacttggagatattgccttcaattccctcatccagatcattaatatatattgtaaatagctggggtcccagcactgagccttgcggtaccccactagtcactgcctgccattgtgaaaaggacccgtttactcctactctttgcttcctgtttgccagccagttctctatccacatcaatactgaacccccaatgccgtgtgctttatgtttgtaaactaatctcttatgtgggaccttgtcgaaagccttctggaagtccagatacaccacatccactggttctcccctatccacgctactagttacatcctcgaaaaattctataacctTCTACCACATCCTTGCCACATGTGTTTCACACTTACAGGGTTAAAGGTGAGCATTTTCACAGGCATATGACCAGCCCGGCTTGTGGATGACAAAAAGGGAGGCGGATTCTGATTTTCTGGTCTGGAGAGTTGCTTCACATCATAAAAGCCGTAGTCACCCTGTTGATTCACAAGAGAACAAAATGGTCAAAAACAAATCATCACTACCAATTCAGTAGAAGAATTGTCAATTGTCTTCAGAAAATGTATCAAGGTGGAAATCCCTGAGACTAACAGCTGGTTGCCGAAACAGGTTTGCTGTGCTGAAGTATATTCTCTCCACTGGTGGAAACGGGTACTGTTTTGCCGTCCTGAATTTCCCCTGGTTTTTCTTTTCAGTACTCCAAAGGCCATCGGTAAATGATCTGATGTTATACATTCCAGGGCTGAGGTTTAGTGGGTTCTAGAAAACAAAAATCAAGCACAGATTTCTTTCACTCACTTATTCCATATTTTTTACCGCTTTACCAATACTTGCTAtataacacctccgctcggtccacaataaccaacctgacctcccggtggctcagcacttcaactccccctcccactccgtatccgacctctctgtcctgggtctcctccatggccagagcgagcaacaccagaaattggaggaacagcacctcatattctgcttggggagtctgcatcctgggggcatgaacattgaattctcccaattttgttagtccttgctgtttcctccccttcctcagccctcctgctgtctcctcccaccccccaggccttcgggctcctcctcctttttactttcttctccccgaccccccacccccgatcagtctgaagaagggttttggcccgaaacgttgcctatttccttcgccccatagatgctgctgcacccgctgagtttctccagcttttttgtgtaccttgctatATAACTGTACAGGTATCCATGCGAGATAGGTTTTGCAGCCTCTGCAGCTAGACATACATTAAAATCAAAATTGTTCTACAAGCTTTCTATTTGAGACTGTACAGTACAGCATTAACCAGGGCAACACAGCCAATGCATTTTGCCAGGGTTTGGAGAACTAATAGATATTTTCCATAATCCTCTTGACAGTGATAAACATTAGCTGAATTTGTATTGTGGTATGTGACATTATCAAAGACTTTCAGCTTTGTCTAAAAGAGTTAACGATAATAAGGGTGAAATCAGTCCCGGTTATGAAATAGTCTTGCCAATATAACAgaatcattgttccatttcaaaaCTAATTCAGTCATAATATGCAGAAAATAAAACAAGTTTTCTGGATTCCGGTAAGGAAGAGTCAACTTGCTCAGACCTCATAGCCTATCCTACATCCCATGAATTGGTTGGTTGCCTCTGGACCATTTTCAAGCCCACTTCTTCTGCAGGGCCAGCAACTCTCATCCGTAATTGGACTCAATTGAATGGTAATCGGTAACGTTTTAACTCGGCAAAGTGTTTCACAGTGTCTTCAGTTCCCTCATTGACCAAGAACTGAACAAAAGTATTGCAGACAAGGAAGAGCAGTGATTTTGAATGAAGCCTGACTTATGTGTACGTACCGTTGCACGGTGGCCCGATTTTATCCGTTCACCTCTCTCGCCTGTAAAGAGATCATAGGGGCCACGTTTACTGACCACCCGCCGCAAAAGTTTGTCCAATCCACTTTCAATTTTATAGGTGTTTGGTGACAATTCGCAGCCCTAAAAAAGATAGGATCCTTTAAAAGTGAAGTAGACAACATTGAGAGCAGGCTAGAAATTATTATCTGCAATATTAGTATGGAAATGCCTACGACACGTTCCTCTACAAACCATCCACGACTTTTGTAGAGCAATTCATCTGCTTAAAATAGAGGACAAGTGATAATATT
This sequence is a window from Amblyraja radiata isolate CabotCenter1 chromosome 10, sAmbRad1.1.pri, whole genome shotgun sequence. Protein-coding genes within it:
- the lexm gene encoding lymphocyte expansion molecule: MEDKQFEGAPFGTQKARFDVYGVHPDNKLQGSYTEIPYDKRATSEPEARLGPGYYDVDTGDFSARIVAEKASGPGWAREKEMERFAQTPQLFYKEQKQKQKFLEINRGPGKYEVPHFLDLLAKKNIGKRGIFGTREERFKKQQSIISPGPGSYGKGGIPMAVLEEKANKSAGLRGMMDSNCTKSRSLEAMGCELSPNTYKIESGLDKLLRRVVSKRGPYDLFTGERGERIKSGHRATNPLNLSPGMYNIRSFTDGLWSTEKKNQGKFRTAKQYPFPPVERIYFSTANLFRQPAGDYGFYDVKQLSRPENQNPPPFLSSTSRAGHMPVKMLTFNPNNVGVGRYDPTKYDPKSGATYKSCFLSKTQRTLNNLERNKHMEERLRSTNSSNPDEMN